The following coding sequences lie in one Magnetococcus sp. PR-3 genomic window:
- a CDS encoding STAS domain-containing protein, whose protein sequence is MGANKDMDTIQVVESESHNRTVLVLPAAFTFRLYNEFRGCYESLDQHVEVEIDLSKVTHLDSSALGMLVAVWEHMGRSSEKVVLTNMSEPVRKILENSNFHQLFTMT, encoded by the coding sequence GTGGGTGCCAATAAGGATATGGATACCATTCAAGTGGTGGAGAGTGAGTCGCACAACCGTACGGTATTGGTGTTACCTGCTGCATTTACCTTCCGGCTTTACAATGAGTTCCGTGGTTGTTATGAATCCCTGGATCAACATGTCGAGGTAGAGATAGATCTCTCCAAGGTTACGCACCTGGACAGCTCTGCACTGGGTATGTTGGTGGCGGTTTGGGAACATATGGGGCGTAGCAGTGAAAAAGTGGTTTTGACCAATATGAGCGAACCGGTGCGAAAAATATTGGAAAACTCCAACTTTCACCAGCTTTTTACCATGACTTAA
- the folP gene encoding dihydropteroate synthase yields MTHYAVITPTMGALGAHFFSAQKQGEEVPPFPPLPQLPMAVRLFPWREDWDPLLAPGMESFESGRLRMARGWLKKADIEAWQNRLFQTIAQEASLALHHSLSNLEAPPSPVRFRNLAGQLQSLPQQRPLVMGIVNVTPDSFSDGGRHADTASAVHHALALVEAGADILDVGGESTRPGADAVAVEEELRRVIPVVRAIRAQTEIPISVDTTKGQVMAAALEAGAVIINDVTALQSDPIAPRIMRDAHCPIILMHMQGTPRTMQKNPHYEDVVAEVYSYLSDRMLWCVENGIARDRLVIDPGIGFGKSHAHNMELMAHLGAFKGTGATTLLGISRKRIIGHLTGVDEANQRDIGSHMMATLGVQRGANWVRVHDVAGVKQALSCLC; encoded by the coding sequence ATGACGCATTATGCCGTAATTACACCGACCATGGGCGCCTTAGGCGCCCATTTTTTTTCTGCTCAAAAGCAGGGTGAAGAGGTCCCGCCCTTCCCCCCCCTGCCCCAATTACCCATGGCCGTACGTCTCTTCCCATGGCGAGAAGATTGGGACCCTCTTTTAGCACCAGGCATGGAGAGCTTTGAATCTGGTCGACTACGCATGGCCCGGGGTTGGCTCAAAAAAGCTGACATTGAAGCGTGGCAAAATCGGCTCTTTCAAACCATTGCTCAAGAGGCTTCTCTTGCGCTTCATCACAGCTTATCCAACCTTGAAGCCCCACCGTCGCCTGTACGTTTCCGCAACCTTGCAGGACAGTTGCAGTCGTTGCCCCAGCAACGCCCCTTGGTCATGGGTATTGTCAATGTAACCCCAGACTCCTTTTCAGATGGGGGGCGCCATGCTGATACAGCGTCCGCTGTGCACCATGCGTTGGCCCTGGTGGAAGCCGGTGCGGATATTCTAGATGTGGGGGGGGAATCAACCCGTCCAGGTGCCGATGCTGTCGCCGTAGAAGAAGAGCTCAGACGGGTGATACCCGTTGTTCGTGCCATCCGTGCACAGACCGAGATACCGATCTCTGTAGATACCACCAAAGGTCAGGTTATGGCGGCTGCACTGGAAGCAGGTGCAGTGATCATTAACGATGTTACCGCACTGCAAAGTGACCCCATTGCCCCCCGGATTATGCGGGATGCCCACTGCCCTATTATCTTAATGCATATGCAGGGTACACCACGGACCATGCAGAAAAACCCCCACTATGAGGATGTTGTGGCGGAGGTCTACAGCTACCTGTCTGATCGTATGCTTTGGTGTGTTGAGAACGGTATAGCGCGGGATCGTTTGGTGATTGATCCGGGTATTGGCTTTGGAAAGAGCCATGCCCATAATATGGAGCTGATGGCCCACCTAGGCGCCTTTAAAGGCACAGGGGCCACAACCCTACTGGGGATATCTCGTAAGCGTATTATTGGTCATCTAACCGGTGTAGATGAAGCCAACCAGCGGGACATTGGTAGCCATATGATGGCCACACTAGGGGTACAGCGGGGCGCCAACTGGGTCCGGGTGCATGATGTCGCAGGGGTTAAACAGGCATTGAGCTGCCTGTGTTAA
- the ftsH gene encoding ATP-dependent zinc metalloprotease FtsH, giving the protein MNGFFKNLSLWLVIGLLIVMLFNLFNGPQGQTQTPFSDFTDRLNQGSVEAVTIEGHMVHVKTSDGGSFTTRAPDNYDLTKELLDHGVKIDVQEPEGTPMLMQILISWFPMLLLIAVWIYFMRQMQSGGGRGAMSFGKSKAKLMSDKAAKVTFQDVAGIEEAKEELQEVVHFLKDPHKFQRLGGKIPKGVLLVGPPGTGKTLLARAIAGEANVPFFNLSGSDFVEMFVGVGAARVRDMFEQGKKNAPCIIFIDEIDAVGRHRGAGLGGGHDEREQTLNQLLVEMDGFESTEGVILVAATNRPDVLDPALLRPGRFDRQVTVPNPDIQGRTQILKVHMNKVPISDSVDAEVLARATPGFSGADLANLVNEAALIAAQLDKRVVEMEDFENAKDKVMMGKPRKSAVISEKERKTTAYHEAGHAIVAMALEGADPVHKVTIIPRGRALGLTMQLPMEDRYTYSKVQLEQNIAILMGGRLAEELVLNQLTTGAGNDIQRATDLARKMICSYGMSESLGPLTYGENEQEIFLGREITQHKNISEETSRRIDSEVFDIVDRNYKRAKKILNEKMDVLHTMALALLERETIDADEVLKFMAGEPAETALKPLKKKEERPKAEPTPAVADDGGEAGQPAEHAAAGSVAEAEEAEGSTDTAPEASEEEAPNNDAPAKDDKDV; this is encoded by the coding sequence TTGAACGGGTTTTTTAAAAACCTCTCCCTGTGGCTGGTCATTGGCCTGCTCATCGTGATGCTGTTCAATCTCTTTAACGGCCCCCAGGGACAGACTCAAACACCTTTTTCTGATTTCACCGACCGTCTAAACCAAGGTAGTGTGGAAGCCGTGACCATTGAAGGCCATATGGTTCACGTTAAAACCTCTGATGGTGGTTCCTTCACCACCCGTGCACCAGACAACTATGATCTGACCAAAGAGCTGTTGGATCATGGTGTCAAGATTGATGTACAGGAACCTGAAGGCACCCCCATGCTGATGCAGATTCTCATCAGCTGGTTCCCTATGCTTCTGCTTATTGCCGTTTGGATCTACTTCATGCGCCAGATGCAATCTGGTGGTGGTCGTGGTGCCATGTCCTTTGGTAAATCCAAAGCCAAGCTCATGTCTGACAAGGCGGCCAAGGTCACCTTCCAGGATGTCGCAGGCATTGAGGAAGCCAAGGAAGAACTGCAGGAGGTTGTACACTTCCTTAAAGATCCCCATAAGTTCCAGCGCTTAGGGGGAAAAATACCCAAGGGCGTACTGCTGGTGGGCCCACCGGGTACCGGTAAAACTCTGCTTGCTCGTGCCATTGCGGGTGAAGCCAACGTGCCCTTTTTCAACCTCTCCGGTTCTGATTTTGTGGAGATGTTTGTTGGGGTTGGTGCTGCTCGTGTTCGGGATATGTTCGAACAGGGCAAAAAGAACGCCCCCTGCATCATCTTTATCGATGAGATCGATGCGGTTGGTCGTCACCGTGGCGCAGGCCTGGGTGGTGGGCACGATGAACGTGAACAGACCCTGAACCAGCTACTGGTTGAGATGGATGGCTTTGAGTCCACCGAAGGTGTCATTTTGGTGGCGGCCACCAACCGTCCTGATGTCTTGGATCCAGCCTTGCTGCGTCCGGGTCGTTTTGACCGTCAGGTCACCGTACCCAACCCGGATATCCAAGGTCGTACGCAAATTCTTAAAGTGCACATGAATAAAGTGCCCATTTCGGATTCCGTCGATGCTGAAGTGCTTGCCCGTGCCACCCCCGGTTTTTCCGGTGCGGATCTGGCCAACCTGGTCAATGAAGCAGCCTTGATCGCAGCCCAGCTTGATAAGCGGGTTGTGGAGATGGAAGACTTTGAGAACGCCAAAGACAAAGTGATGATGGGCAAACCGCGTAAAAGTGCGGTTATCTCTGAAAAAGAGCGTAAGACCACCGCCTATCATGAGGCTGGTCACGCCATTGTCGCGATGGCACTAGAAGGGGCGGATCCCGTCCATAAAGTGACCATCATTCCCCGGGGTCGCGCGCTGGGCCTGACCATGCAACTTCCTATGGAAGATCGCTACACCTACTCCAAGGTGCAGCTTGAACAAAATATCGCCATTCTTATGGGTGGCCGGTTGGCCGAAGAGTTGGTACTTAACCAGTTAACCACCGGTGCTGGTAACGATATCCAACGGGCCACTGACCTTGCACGTAAGATGATCTGCTCTTATGGCATGAGTGAGTCCTTGGGGCCACTTACCTACGGCGAGAATGAACAAGAGATTTTCCTCGGTCGGGAGATCACGCAGCACAAAAACATTTCAGAAGAGACCTCACGTCGCATTGATTCAGAGGTGTTCGACATTGTCGATCGCAACTACAAGCGCGCCAAAAAGATCTTGAACGAAAAGATGGATGTGCTGCACACCATGGCCCTGGCACTGCTTGAGCGCGAAACCATTGACGCGGATGAGGTCTTAAAGTTTATGGCAGGTGAACCTGCTGAGACAGCTTTAAAACCTTTGAAGAAGAAGGAAGAGCGTCCCAAAGCCGAGCCCACCCCAGCGGTGGCAGACGATGGGGGTGAAGCGGGCCAGCCGGCAGAACATGCAGCGGCAGGGAGTGTCGCAGAGGCAGAAGAGGCGGAGGGATCCACCGACACTGCACCAGAGGCATCTGAAGAGGAGGCACCGAACAACGATGCCCCTGCTAAGGATGATAAGGACGTATGA
- the tilS gene encoding tRNA lysidine(34) synthetase TilS: MDDKKRAALVRRFQAHLANLLPQWPLSTPLLVAVSAGVDSTALLHLLKACYPGPLHAAHFDHALRPCSALDLAHLIEQCQNNQIKLHHAQWSPPDHKSNLAAKARQARYAFLGDVAQQISAPFIAIAHHQEDQAETMLERLLLRGVGLKGLRGMRPIAPLPYSNQTTQLLRPLLSLSKSSLTQWLEGERISWREDPSNQDLRYTRNRIRHRLIPSLEHVASPAPLTSRLAQTAEHLQQADAALNWMTQRLLEELAPQPWQEKGVQIPFQPYVDLPTELRARLLDHWIFSLTGVPSVGHRAKYNLWQHLQLPAKYWKMNMRGVTIQRAAQYLQIHTQHHAPGKRGETNH; this comes from the coding sequence TTGGATGATAAAAAGCGGGCAGCCCTGGTACGCCGTTTTCAGGCACATCTGGCCAATTTACTCCCCCAATGGCCCCTGAGCACGCCACTTTTGGTGGCTGTCTCTGCAGGCGTGGACTCCACCGCCCTACTGCACCTTTTAAAAGCTTGCTACCCCGGCCCCCTACACGCCGCCCATTTTGATCATGCCCTACGACCCTGCTCAGCCTTGGATTTGGCCCACCTTATCGAGCAGTGCCAGAACAACCAGATTAAGCTTCATCATGCGCAATGGAGCCCCCCCGACCATAAATCAAACCTCGCGGCTAAAGCCCGCCAAGCCCGCTATGCATTTTTAGGGGACGTTGCCCAACAGATCAGCGCGCCCTTTATCGCCATTGCCCACCATCAGGAAGATCAAGCGGAGACCATGCTAGAGCGGCTGTTGCTGCGGGGGGTGGGACTAAAAGGTTTACGTGGCATGCGCCCCATTGCGCCATTGCCCTATTCCAACCAGACCACCCAACTGCTGCGCCCGTTGCTCTCCTTGAGCAAATCTAGCTTAACCCAATGGCTGGAAGGGGAGAGAATTAGCTGGCGAGAAGATCCCAGTAATCAAGATCTACGCTACACACGCAACCGAATTCGCCACCGGCTCATACCCAGTTTGGAGCACGTAGCATCTCCCGCGCCCCTTACAAGCCGTTTGGCACAAACTGCCGAGCATTTACAGCAGGCCGATGCCGCGTTGAATTGGATGACCCAACGCCTATTGGAAGAGCTGGCACCACAACCCTGGCAGGAAAAAGGGGTGCAGATCCCTTTTCAACCCTATGTCGATTTACCGACTGAGCTACGTGCACGATTATTGGACCACTGGATCTTTAGCCTAACGGGGGTTCCTTCAGTGGGGCATCGTGCCAAATATAATCTTTGGCAGCATCTACAGTTACCAGCAAAATACTGGAAAATGAATATGCGTGGTGTCACCATTCAAAGAGCGGCCCAATATCTGCAAATACACACCCAACATCATGCACCAGGAAAAAGAGGCGAGACGAACCATTGA
- the queC gene encoding 7-cyano-7-deazaguanine synthase QueC, whose product MSSAVVLLSGGLDSATVLRLAHNQGHRIHALSFRYGQRHTTELDMAAKQAESLPLVEHRVMDLDLSLFGGSALTADIPVPKDGIESDAIPVTYVPARNMVFLSLALAWAEALQAQHLYIGVNAVDYSGYPDCRPEFIRAFQQTANLATKAGVEGQAFTVHTPLIDLTKAQIIQMGMKLGVDYGQTRSCYDPDTAGEACGLCDACRLRLQGFADAGHTDPAPYQRF is encoded by the coding sequence ATGTCCTCAGCTGTTGTTCTGCTCTCTGGTGGTCTGGACTCTGCCACTGTTCTACGCTTGGCCCATAATCAAGGCCACCGCATCCACGCACTAAGTTTTCGCTATGGTCAGCGTCATACCACAGAACTGGATATGGCAGCCAAACAGGCTGAGAGCCTACCCCTGGTAGAACACCGTGTTATGGATCTGGATCTCTCCCTATTTGGCGGTTCGGCCCTAACGGCTGATATTCCTGTACCCAAGGATGGGATCGAGAGTGATGCCATACCTGTTACCTATGTACCCGCACGTAACATGGTTTTTCTCTCTTTGGCACTGGCTTGGGCAGAAGCTTTACAGGCACAACATCTCTATATTGGTGTCAATGCGGTAGACTATTCGGGTTATCCAGACTGCCGTCCTGAGTTTATTCGTGCCTTCCAGCAGACCGCCAACTTAGCCACCAAAGCAGGGGTTGAAGGACAAGCCTTTACCGTACACACCCCCCTGATCGACCTAACAAAAGCACAGATCATTCAAATGGGGATGAAACTGGGGGTAGATTATGGCCAAACCCGCTCCTGTTACGACCCCGATACAGCAGGTGAAGCATGCGGCTTATGCGATGCCTGCCGCCTGCGCCTACAAGGGTTTGCAGATGCGGGGCATACTGACCCAGCGCCTTATCAGAGGTTCTGA
- a CDS encoding response regulator has protein sequence MRTILIAEDDATSAFHLETFLTSEGYKVLMAENGQQAVDLYQEKKPDLVIMDILMPILNGYKATQQIRASIGKDEIDPPILFLTSVESDEELAHCLACGGDDFVLKPFNPIILKARLRSLLNRLVLAEEKQHALNQIAAVLHKLRESAHFEPKQLHFVQQPISRVSGDVVLSATKPNGNRLIGIGDFTGHDLPAAICGPLVIPKFYEMTAQGVATETIFNSINKNLYDKLPQGFFMAASFMEFNPVSYEVSLWNFAAPGIFSHQDGEWVCHQLHQLPLGALENLHLPMTSATFQSKPGDRLYAYSDGLNDTLEVLMESGEYDLLTQFFQDMDASDSPTEQIKNPTEGAQKVLDMAKDDITVVSLMIP, from the coding sequence ATGCGCACCATTTTAATTGCTGAGGATGATGCCACCAGCGCCTTTCATTTGGAGACCTTTTTAACCTCTGAAGGTTATAAGGTTCTCATGGCTGAAAATGGCCAACAGGCTGTCGACTTATATCAGGAGAAAAAGCCGGATCTGGTTATTATGGATATCCTCATGCCGATCCTTAATGGTTATAAAGCAACCCAACAGATACGTGCATCCATCGGTAAAGATGAGATTGATCCCCCCATCCTCTTCCTTACTTCGGTTGAAAGTGATGAAGAGCTGGCCCACTGCTTGGCCTGTGGAGGGGATGATTTTGTTTTAAAGCCTTTTAACCCCATTATTCTTAAAGCCCGCCTGCGCTCTTTACTCAATCGGCTGGTTCTGGCTGAAGAGAAACAGCACGCCCTAAACCAAATTGCGGCGGTTCTCCATAAGCTCAGAGAAAGTGCCCATTTTGAACCCAAGCAGTTACACTTTGTGCAACAGCCGATCAGCCGGGTCAGTGGCGATGTGGTTTTATCCGCCACTAAACCCAATGGCAACCGATTAATCGGTATTGGGGACTTTACCGGGCATGATCTACCCGCAGCCATTTGCGGCCCCCTGGTTATCCCCAAATTTTATGAGATGACCGCTCAGGGCGTGGCCACCGAGACCATTTTTAACAGCATCAATAAAAACCTCTATGACAAGCTCCCCCAGGGGTTTTTTATGGCGGCTTCGTTCATGGAGTTTAATCCTGTTAGCTATGAGGTCTCGCTGTGGAATTTTGCCGCACCAGGTATTTTCAGCCATCAGGATGGGGAGTGGGTCTGCCATCAACTGCATCAGCTACCACTCGGTGCCCTGGAAAATCTTCACCTTCCCATGACTTCAGCCACTTTTCAAAGCAAACCAGGGGATCGCCTGTATGCCTACTCAGATGGTTTAAACGATACCCTTGAGGTTCTTATGGAGAGTGGTGAATACGATCTGCTCACTCAGTTTTTTCAGGATATGGATGCCTCTGATAGCCCAACCGAGCAGATTAAAAACCCCACAGAGGGGGCACAAAAGGTCCTGGATATGGCCAAGGATGATATCACCGTGGTTAGCTTGATGATTCCTTAA
- a CDS encoding Hpt domain-containing protein, with the protein MPPLPDIGLETQTFERLLIQNQRSPGFLKKLFTLYITDGTQLQNKFQQAHEAGDQEAMRLHAHTLKSASLNVGLTRISNLARALEQNCIDGKETTPPFLALQQQWQVAIPKITAYLDTL; encoded by the coding sequence ATGCCACCTCTACCAGATATTGGTTTGGAAACGCAGACCTTTGAACGGCTGCTTATCCAAAACCAACGCAGCCCTGGGTTTTTAAAAAAGCTGTTCACCCTCTATATTACCGATGGCACCCAACTGCAGAACAAGTTTCAGCAGGCCCACGAGGCTGGGGACCAGGAAGCCATGCGACTGCATGCCCACACTTTAAAATCTGCCAGTCTTAATGTCGGGTTAACCCGCATCAGTAACCTTGCCCGCGCTTTGGAACAGAACTGTATAGACGGTAAGGAAACCACGCCCCCTTTTTTGGCCCTACAACAGCAGTGGCAGGTAGCGATTCCCAAAATAACAGCTTATCTGGATACCCTATAG